A DNA window from Streptomyces sp. 71268 contains the following coding sequences:
- a CDS encoding SPFH domain-containing protein, whose amino-acid sequence MEATTRTPGARDAPPHTHPAGTTRHPDPFGPPDGPDRLHGPDPLDGLDPLDPLDGPSALHGPDAAPPSDALHEATSVREPAPARELASTRQPDATRKPDEAPRPDPAQRPDPASRPDPAQRRETVQEPRPTRQFDVALTAGAAQRQDAGESVVAGGSLGTGRAGAVGEPWGRQVVELGTATGVLREVRRAPEPTVTVGGAGARTARGAHPTPGAAGAARRMVADDAEWESAVRASAPDAYADEPRERPGPALPGWCAVLAGLAALAAGGALLWWAGALPARGVEALGLPVRRRSGTPPWLWAAVAATGAVALLAFGGLGRGRVGSAWVLSAFGRYRGSVRRTGLVWISPLVLRRRVDVRLRHWRGEPMPVVDARGVELRVVVLVVWRVRDTARAVLAVDDHVGYLREQVEATVARVLSRLPADAYGEVPGAGAAGHAHPASGPADGAAPATLRDGQAVGDALTRVLAARCEPVGLTVYSAQPISLAYAPEVAAAMQRSQLAAIDARHRDSVLTTVVDAVDDTVHRLTARGLVELDDYERKALVKDLTVAFYTARGAAPESR is encoded by the coding sequence ATGGAAGCAACGACGCGGACACCCGGGGCGCGCGACGCGCCACCGCACACCCACCCGGCCGGCACCACCCGGCACCCCGACCCGTTCGGCCCGCCCGACGGGCCTGACCGGCTCCACGGGCCCGACCCACTCGACGGACTCGACCCGCTCGACCCGCTCGACGGCCCCAGCGCGCTCCACGGGCCGGACGCGGCCCCACCCTCCGACGCGCTCCACGAGGCCACCTCCGTGCGCGAGCCCGCCCCCGCACGCGAGCTCGCCTCGACCCGGCAGCCCGACGCGACCCGGAAACCCGACGAGGCGCCCCGGCCTGACCCGGCCCAGCGCCCCGATCCGGCCTCCCGACCCGATCCGGCCCAGCGACGCGAAACCGTCCAGGAGCCGCGCCCAACAAGGCAGTTCGACGTGGCCCTGACGGCAGGCGCGGCCCAGCGGCAGGACGCCGGCGAGTCGGTGGTCGCGGGTGGGTCGCTCGGGACCGGGCGAGCCGGTGCCGTCGGCGAACCGTGGGGGCGGCAGGTGGTGGAGCTGGGTACCGCGACCGGCGTGTTGCGCGAGGTGCGGCGCGCGCCCGAGCCGACCGTCACGGTGGGCGGCGCGGGAGCCCGTACGGCGCGTGGCGCCCACCCGACGCCGGGCGCCGCCGGCGCGGCGCGGCGGATGGTGGCCGACGACGCGGAGTGGGAGAGCGCCGTACGGGCGTCGGCCCCCGACGCGTACGCGGACGAGCCCCGGGAGCGGCCGGGGCCCGCGCTGCCCGGCTGGTGCGCGGTGCTGGCCGGCCTCGCCGCGCTGGCCGCCGGCGGCGCGCTGCTGTGGTGGGCCGGCGCGCTGCCGGCGCGCGGGGTCGAGGCGCTGGGGCTGCCCGTGCGCCGGCGGTCCGGCACCCCGCCGTGGCTGTGGGCGGCGGTGGCCGCGACGGGCGCCGTCGCCCTGCTCGCCTTCGGCGGGCTCGGCCGGGGGCGGGTGGGCAGCGCGTGGGTGCTCAGCGCGTTCGGCCGCTACCGGGGGAGCGTGCGAAGAACCGGCCTGGTGTGGATCAGCCCGCTGGTGCTGCGCCGGCGCGTGGACGTACGGCTACGGCACTGGCGCGGCGAGCCGATGCCGGTGGTGGACGCGCGTGGCGTGGAGCTGCGGGTGGTGGTGCTCGTCGTCTGGCGGGTACGGGACACCGCCCGGGCCGTGCTCGCGGTGGACGACCACGTCGGCTACCTGCGGGAACAGGTCGAGGCCACGGTGGCGCGGGTGCTCTCGCGGCTGCCCGCCGACGCCTACGGCGAAGTGCCGGGCGCCGGTGCCGCCGGGCACGCGCACCCCGCTTCGGGCCCGGCCGACGGCGCGGCGCCGGCCACCCTGCGCGACGGACAGGCGGTCGGGGACGCCCTGACCCGGGTGCTGGCGGCGCGCTGCGAACCGGTGGGCCTGACGGTGTACTCCGCGCAGCCGATCAGCCTCGCGTACGCGCCCGAGGTGGCCGCGGCCATGCAGCGCAGCCAGCTCGCCGCGATCGACGCGCGGCACCGCGACAGCGTGCTGACGACGGTGGTGGACGCGGTGGACGACACCGTGCACCGGCTCACCGCCCGTGGCCTGGTGGAACTCGACGACTACGAACGCAAGGCCCTGGTCAAGGACCTGACGGTGGCCTTCTACACGGCGCGCGGCGCGGCGCCGGAGAGCAGGTGA
- a CDS encoding nucleoside/nucleotide kinase family protein, protein MADHPVLPNPDRPVPPNPDHLVPPEDSMPPEDAAPPETSVPSTDSARSGRVGAPPLDLVALAAEAWSLAAGAGARRLLGIAGAPGAGKSTLARALVAAVRERHGAGSAAYLPMDGFHLSNAQLRRLGLTDRKGSEPSFDVWGYAALLERVRREERREVYVPDYDRTLHEPVAARHLVPPSARLVITEGNYLACDAPGWRAARASLAEVWYLETADAVREHRLVERQLAGGRDAKQARAWVAGNDQPNGEQVKESRRRCDRVLVPLDMDMFSWRD, encoded by the coding sequence ATGGCTGACCACCCCGTACTCCCGAACCCGGACCGTCCCGTTCCCCCGAACCCGGACCACCTCGTACCCCCGGAGGACTCCATGCCCCCAGAGGACGCCGCGCCCCCGGAGACCTCCGTACCGTCAACGGACTCCGCCCGCTCGGGCCGCGTCGGGGCGCCGCCGCTGGACCTCGTCGCGCTCGCGGCCGAAGCCTGGTCGCTCGCCGCCGGTGCCGGGGCGCGGCGGCTGTTGGGGATCGCCGGCGCGCCCGGGGCCGGGAAGTCGACGTTGGCCCGGGCCCTGGTCGCCGCCGTGCGGGAGCGGCACGGCGCGGGGAGCGCCGCGTACCTGCCGATGGACGGGTTCCACCTCTCCAACGCGCAGTTGCGCCGGCTCGGCCTGACCGACCGCAAGGGTTCGGAGCCCAGCTTCGACGTCTGGGGGTACGCCGCACTCCTGGAACGGGTGCGCCGGGAGGAGCGGCGCGAGGTCTACGTACCCGACTACGACCGGACGCTGCACGAGCCGGTGGCGGCCCGGCACCTGGTGCCCCCGTCGGCCCGACTGGTGATCACCGAGGGGAACTACCTGGCGTGCGACGCTCCGGGGTGGCGCGCCGCGCGCGCTTCGCTGGCCGAGGTCTGGTACCTGGAGACGGCGGACGCGGTACGCGAACACCGTCTGGTCGAGCGGCAGTTGGCGGGTGGCCGGGACGCCAAACAGGCCCGCGCCTGGGTGGCGGGCAACGATCAACCGAACGGTGAACAGGTCAAGGAATCGAGGCGGCGCTGCGACCGCGTTCTGGTCCCACTTGATATGGACATGTTCAGTTGGCGGGACTAG
- a CDS encoding lytic polysaccharide monooxygenase auxiliary activity family 9 protein: MRKKISAALLGLGLAGSSVLMTGGTATSHGYSDNPPSRQILCAQGKVKNCGQIVWEPQSVEGPKGFPTRGPADGKICAGGDARWAPLDDPRGGKWPATKLSSGQSVNLTWRIPVPHSTTDFRYYLTKDGFDPTKPVTRASLDLTPFHTVPYNGRQPSSSVSHPATLPQRSGKHVLVSVWTINDTGNAFYACSDVEF, encoded by the coding sequence ATGCGTAAGAAGATCAGTGCGGCCCTCCTCGGGCTCGGCCTCGCGGGATCGTCCGTCTTGATGACCGGTGGCACCGCCACCAGCCACGGCTACAGCGACAACCCCCCGAGCCGGCAAATCCTGTGCGCCCAGGGCAAGGTCAAGAACTGCGGCCAGATCGTGTGGGAACCGCAGAGCGTCGAGGGCCCCAAGGGCTTCCCGACGCGCGGCCCCGCCGACGGCAAGATCTGCGCCGGCGGCGATGCCCGATGGGCCCCGCTCGACGACCCCCGCGGCGGCAAGTGGCCCGCCACCAAGCTCTCCTCCGGGCAGAGCGTCAACCTCACCTGGCGGATTCCGGTGCCGCACTCCACCACCGACTTCCGCTACTACCTCACCAAGGACGGCTTCGACCCGACCAAGCCGGTCACCCGGGCCAGCCTGGACCTGACGCCGTTCCACACCGTCCCGTACAACGGCCGGCAGCCCTCGTCCAGCGTGAGCCACCCGGCCACCCTGCCGCAGCGCAGTGGCAAGCACGTGCTCGTGTCCGTCTGGACGATCAACGACACGGGCAACGCGTTCTACGCCTGCTCGGACGTCGAGTTCTAG
- a CDS encoding IclR family transcriptional regulator C-terminal domain-containing protein translates to MAPKPEPTAPQHSVRHALRVLEMVSKHTGGVTDVEIARRIDASSAQLAELLAMLRREGYVEQTSDGAYVSGEALLVLGGSGANRQQALHAKLQRTLTALRDTVGAAVYISRYIDGEVKITQYADGPNVPRVNEWVDFRVAAHASAVGKCLLTQLDYNERREHLSRHKIVRLTSRTTTSERVLFSRLDSQPATVPVLDLQEYAVGTVCAAVPITAGRAVGCLALSLPVEHAHRLRQAAYALNREAAPVLLSLTL, encoded by the coding sequence GTGGCGCCGAAGCCCGAGCCGACCGCCCCACAGCACTCGGTACGGCATGCCCTCCGGGTGCTGGAGATGGTCTCCAAGCACACAGGTGGCGTCACCGACGTCGAGATCGCCCGTCGCATCGACGCCTCCAGCGCCCAGCTCGCCGAACTCCTGGCGATGCTGCGTCGCGAGGGGTACGTGGAACAGACGAGCGACGGGGCCTACGTCAGTGGGGAGGCGCTGCTCGTACTCGGCGGCAGCGGCGCCAACCGCCAGCAGGCGCTGCACGCCAAGCTCCAGCGCACGCTCACCGCGCTGCGCGACACGGTCGGCGCGGCGGTCTACATCAGCCGGTACATCGACGGCGAGGTGAAGATCACGCAGTACGCGGACGGCCCGAACGTGCCCAGAGTCAACGAGTGGGTGGACTTCAGAGTCGCGGCCCACGCGAGCGCGGTCGGCAAGTGCCTGCTCACCCAGCTCGACTACAACGAGCGCCGCGAGCACCTGTCGCGACACAAGATCGTGCGACTCACCTCGCGCACGACCACCAGCGAGCGGGTGCTCTTCAGCCGCCTGGACAGCCAGCCCGCGACGGTGCCCGTGCTCGACCTCCAGGAGTACGCGGTGGGCACCGTGTGTGCCGCCGTGCCGATCACGGCCGGCCGCGCGGTCGGCTGCCTGGCCCTGTCGCTGCCGGTGGAGCACGCGCACCGACTCCGGCAGGCGGCGTACGCACTGAACCGCGAGGCCGCGCCGGTGCTGCTGTCGCTCACGCTCTAG
- the ehuA gene encoding ectoine/hydroxyectoine ABC transporter ATP-binding protein EhuA: MDGSELIRFDHVTKRFGDNTVLDNLDFTVASGKHVTLIGPSGSGKTTILRLLMTLLKPEEGTIMVDGDYLTHEEKNGKLVPAGEKHTREVRKKIGMVFQQFNLFPNMRVLRNITEAPVHVLGMGKDEAEERARGLLDLVGLGDKCDAYPTQLSGGQQQRVAIARALAMRPQVLLLDEVTSALDPELVAGVLDVLRDLAHTTDITMLCVTHEMNFARDISDDVLMFDAGRVIESGPPEKIFSEPEHERTREFLSAVL, encoded by the coding sequence GTGGACGGCTCCGAGCTGATCCGCTTCGACCACGTCACCAAGCGGTTCGGCGACAACACCGTCCTGGACAACCTCGACTTCACGGTCGCCTCCGGCAAGCACGTGACCCTCATCGGCCCGTCCGGCTCCGGCAAGACGACGATCCTGCGGCTGCTGATGACGCTGCTCAAGCCCGAAGAGGGCACGATCATGGTGGACGGCGACTACCTCACCCACGAGGAGAAGAACGGCAAGCTGGTCCCGGCCGGCGAGAAGCACACCCGTGAGGTGCGCAAGAAGATCGGCATGGTCTTCCAGCAGTTCAACCTGTTCCCGAACATGCGCGTGCTACGCAACATCACCGAGGCCCCGGTGCACGTGCTCGGCATGGGCAAGGACGAGGCCGAGGAGCGCGCCCGGGGCCTGCTCGACCTGGTCGGCCTCGGCGACAAGTGCGACGCGTACCCGACCCAGCTCTCTGGCGGCCAGCAGCAGCGCGTCGCCATCGCCAGAGCGCTGGCGATGCGCCCGCAGGTGCTGCTGCTCGACGAGGTGACCTCGGCGCTCGACCCGGAGCTGGTCGCGGGCGTGCTGGACGTGCTGCGGGACCTGGCGCACACGACGGACATCACCATGCTGTGCGTGACGCACGAGATGAACTTCGCCCGGGACATCTCGGACGACGTGCTGATGTTCGACGCGGGGCGCGTCATCGAGTCGGGCCCGCCGGAGAAGATATTCAGCGAGCCGGAGCACGAGCGCACCCGCGAGTTCCTGAGCGCCGTGCTCTGA
- the ehuD gene encoding ectoine/hydroxyectoine ABC transporter permease subunit EhuD: MTWNWDVARDFLPELLDGLLITLQATALGSVLAFALGLVWALALRSSTRFVRWPVGVFVEFIRNTPLLVQLFFFYWVLPSWDIKFSALTTGVIALGLHYSTYVAEVYRAGIDGVPVGQWEAATALNMARGRTWFVVILPQAIRRVVPALGNYVIAMLKDSPMIALIGVTDMLQKARSEGATSFQYIEPYTMVGIAFILISYPASLLMRALERRLGH; this comes from the coding sequence GTGACCTGGAACTGGGACGTCGCCAGGGACTTCCTGCCCGAGCTGCTCGACGGGCTGCTCATCACGTTGCAGGCCACCGCGCTCGGCTCGGTGCTCGCCTTCGCGCTCGGGCTGGTGTGGGCGCTGGCCCTGCGCTCGTCGACGCGCTTCGTGCGCTGGCCGGTGGGCGTCTTCGTGGAGTTCATCCGCAACACGCCGCTGCTGGTGCAACTCTTCTTCTTCTACTGGGTGCTGCCGAGCTGGGACATCAAGTTCTCCGCGCTCACCACCGGCGTGATCGCGCTCGGCCTGCACTACTCGACGTACGTCGCCGAGGTCTACCGCGCCGGCATCGACGGCGTACCGGTCGGCCAGTGGGAGGCGGCCACCGCGCTGAACATGGCGCGCGGGCGGACCTGGTTCGTGGTGATCCTGCCGCAGGCCATCCGCCGGGTGGTGCCGGCCCTGGGCAACTACGTCATCGCGATGCTGAAGGACTCCCCGATGATCGCGCTGATCGGCGTCACCGACATGCTGCAAAAGGCCCGGTCAGAGGGCGCGACCTCGTTCCAGTACATCGAGCCTTACACGATGGTCGGCATCGCCTTCATCCTCATTTCGTACCCGGCATCCCTGTTGATGCGAGCTCTGGAGCGTCGTCTTGGCCACTGA
- the ehuC gene encoding ectoine/hydroxyectoine ABC transporter permease subunit EhuC — MTAGLWEHWLLPGIWITVQLTLYSAVFATLVAFGVGIARTSRLWIVRFLTGFYVEVFRGTSALVLMFWLFFVMPLGFEFQLVPMWAAVLALGLTYGAYGSEIVRGALAAVAPAQREAAIALSFSPAQRMRRVVLPQAIPEMIPPFNNLLIELLKATALVSAVSVADITFAAQLSRLATGESLEIYSIILVLYFVLAFLLTRAMRLLERKAKASIGQAPPPGDGLLARLTKGSTRAQAKRPAAPKSADALASGGAK, encoded by the coding sequence ATGACCGCGGGACTGTGGGAGCACTGGCTCCTGCCCGGCATCTGGATCACCGTGCAGCTCACGCTCTACAGCGCGGTGTTCGCCACCCTGGTGGCCTTCGGCGTCGGCATCGCGCGCACCTCACGGCTGTGGATCGTCCGCTTCCTGACCGGCTTCTACGTGGAGGTCTTCCGCGGCACCTCGGCTCTGGTGTTGATGTTCTGGTTGTTCTTCGTGATGCCGCTGGGCTTTGAGTTCCAGCTCGTACCCATGTGGGCCGCGGTACTGGCCCTGGGGCTGACGTACGGGGCGTACGGCTCCGAGATCGTGCGCGGCGCGCTGGCGGCGGTGGCCCCGGCGCAGCGCGAGGCGGCCATCGCGCTCAGCTTCTCGCCGGCGCAGCGGATGCGGCGGGTGGTGCTGCCGCAGGCCATCCCCGAGATGATCCCGCCGTTCAACAACCTGCTGATCGAGCTGCTGAAGGCGACCGCGCTGGTGTCGGCCGTGAGCGTCGCGGACATCACCTTCGCCGCCCAGCTCTCGCGCCTGGCGACCGGCGAGAGCCTGGAGATCTACTCCATCATCCTGGTCCTGTACTTCGTGCTCGCCTTCCTCCTCACCCGGGCGATGCGCCTGCTCGAGCGCAAGGCCAAGGCGAGCATCGGGCAGGCCCCGCCGCCGGGCGACGGTCTGCTGGCCAGGCTGACGAAGGGGTCGACCAGGGCCCAGGCGAAGCGTCCCGCCGCGCCGAAGTCGGCTGACGCGCTGGCCTCGGGAGGTGCCAAGTGA
- the ehuB gene encoding ectoine/hydroxyectoine ABC transporter substrate-binding protein EhuB, whose product MARPRGNDKGKGLARRSLLAGGAALGLLGAAGCSRVSSADAKDGGNLLDRLRSQGTVRLGIAGEIPFGYIDKDGEFTGEAPEIAKVIFKRLGVGSVQPVPTEFSSLIPGLRSQQFDVVSAGMYIDPVRCEQVIFSDPDYKMLDAFIVAKGNPKNLRDYKDIVRTGARMASGTAYAQIGYAETAGVKRSEITVLPDQLAGLLAVEQGRVDVFAGTTVTVHNVVKQRGSRKAEATEPFQALDADGKPAIGAGGFAFRPEETKLRDAFNVELHKMKKSGELLRVMRPFGFTETEMTDLTAEELCS is encoded by the coding sequence ATGGCTCGACCACGAGGGAACGACAAGGGAAAAGGGCTGGCACGGCGCTCGCTGCTCGCGGGCGGCGCGGCTCTGGGGCTGCTGGGGGCGGCCGGCTGTAGCCGAGTCTCCAGCGCGGACGCCAAGGACGGGGGAAATCTGCTGGACCGGCTCAGGTCTCAGGGCACGGTCCGGCTGGGGATCGCGGGGGAGATCCCCTTCGGGTACATCGACAAGGACGGGGAGTTCACGGGAGAGGCGCCGGAGATCGCCAAGGTGATCTTCAAGCGGCTCGGGGTCGGCAGCGTGCAGCCGGTGCCGACGGAGTTCTCCTCACTCATTCCGGGTCTGCGCTCTCAGCAGTTCGACGTGGTATCGGCCGGCATGTACATCGACCCGGTCCGCTGCGAGCAGGTGATCTTCTCCGATCCCGACTACAAGATGCTCGACGCGTTCATCGTGGCCAAGGGCAATCCGAAGAACCTGCGCGACTACAAGGACATCGTGCGCACCGGCGCGCGGATGGCCAGCGGCACCGCGTACGCCCAGATCGGTTACGCCGAGACGGCGGGCGTCAAGCGCTCGGAGATCACCGTGCTGCCCGACCAGCTCGCGGGCCTGCTCGCGGTGGAACAGGGCCGCGTGGACGTGTTCGCCGGGACCACCGTGACCGTGCACAACGTGGTCAAGCAGCGCGGCAGCCGCAAGGCCGAGGCGACCGAGCCGTTCCAGGCGCTGGACGCCGACGGCAAGCCGGCGATCGGCGCGGGCGGGTTCGCCTTCCGCCCGGAGGAGACCAAGCTCCGGGACGCCTTCAACGTGGAGCTGCACAAGATGAAGAAGAGCGGCGAACTCCTGCGCGTCATGCGGCCGTTCGGCTTCACCGAGACGGAGATGACCGATCTCACGGCCGAGGAGTTGTGTTCATGA
- a CDS encoding DUF3830 family protein produces MTDRFLEVSLDRRGVRCTAKLLDDRAPRTCDAVWNALPLGGDVYHAKYARNEIYALLPPFAPREPPLENPTITPIPGDLCYFTFTETQLGTASYGYEAARAATARGAGTAPARPTRSRVVDLALFYERNNLLINGDAGWVPGIVWGAVVDGLDRMADACQDLWRAGALGETLSFRRA; encoded by the coding sequence GTGACCGACCGGTTCTTGGAGGTCTCCCTCGACAGGCGCGGCGTGCGCTGCACGGCGAAGCTGCTCGACGACCGCGCCCCGCGCACCTGCGACGCCGTGTGGAACGCGCTCCCCCTCGGCGGCGACGTCTACCACGCGAAGTACGCGCGCAACGAGATCTACGCGCTTCTGCCGCCGTTCGCCCCACGGGAACCACCCCTGGAGAACCCCACCATCACCCCCATCCCCGGCGACCTGTGCTACTTCACGTTCACCGAGACCCAGTTGGGGACCGCCTCCTACGGCTACGAGGCGGCGCGGGCGGCCACCGCGCGCGGCGCGGGCACCGCCCCCGCGCGGCCCACCCGGTCGCGGGTGGTCGACCTCGCGCTGTTCTACGAGCGCAACAACCTGCTGATCAACGGCGACGCCGGCTGGGTGCCCGGCATTGTCTGGGGCGCCGTGGTCGACGGGCTCGACCGCATGGCCGACGCCTGTCAGGACCTGTGGCGCGCCGGCGCGCTGGGGGAGACCCTCAGCTTCCGCCGGGCGTGA
- a CDS encoding amidase, with protein sequence MTDLCDLKAVQLVESYAARTVSPVEATRAALARAEQIQPLVHAFTRLDADTALREAAESAARWARGEPLGLLDGVPVSIKDMLLLRGGPTLRGSLTLSERGPWTEDAPAVARLREHGAVFLGKTTTPEFGWKGVTDSPREGVTGNPYDPARTSGGSSGGSAAAVAWGAGPLSLGTDGGGSVRIPAAFCGTFALKPTYGRVPLYPASPFGTLSHVGPITRDAADAALLMDVVSGADWRDWSQLGQVGDGFRAGLDEPLTGLRVAYSPTLGGVSVDPEVALAVRRAVESLAELGAVVEEAEPGFTDPVEAFHVLWFSGAARVVQPLDEERRALLDPGLREVCERGAAYSALDYLAAVDARMALGHAMGRFHTRYDLLVTPTLPITAFAAGVEVPPGSGLERWTGWTPFTYPFNLTQQPAASVPCGLSSRGLPIGVQLVAARHADALVLRVAHALYGAGVADAVRAPAPGAGA encoded by the coding sequence ATGACCGATCTGTGCGACCTGAAAGCCGTTCAACTCGTCGAGAGCTACGCGGCGCGCACCGTCTCGCCGGTCGAGGCCACCCGGGCCGCGCTGGCCCGGGCCGAACAGATCCAGCCCCTGGTGCACGCCTTCACCCGGCTGGACGCCGATACGGCACTGCGCGAGGCCGCCGAGTCCGCCGCGCGGTGGGCGCGCGGCGAGCCGCTGGGCCTCCTTGACGGGGTGCCGGTGTCGATCAAGGACATGCTGCTGCTGCGCGGCGGGCCCACGCTGCGCGGCTCGCTCACCCTCTCCGAACGGGGCCCGTGGACGGAGGACGCGCCGGCGGTGGCCCGGCTGCGCGAGCACGGCGCGGTCTTCCTCGGCAAGACCACCACGCCCGAGTTCGGCTGGAAGGGGGTGACCGACTCGCCGCGCGAGGGCGTCACCGGCAACCCGTACGACCCCGCGCGCACCTCCGGCGGCTCCAGCGGGGGCAGCGCGGCGGCGGTGGCCTGGGGGGCCGGGCCGCTGAGCCTGGGCACCGACGGCGGCGGCTCGGTGCGCATCCCGGCCGCGTTCTGCGGCACCTTCGCGCTGAAGCCGACGTACGGGCGGGTGCCGCTGTACCCGGCGAGCCCGTTCGGGACGCTCTCGCACGTGGGCCCGATCACCCGGGACGCGGCCGACGCGGCGCTGCTGATGGACGTGGTCAGCGGGGCCGACTGGCGGGACTGGTCGCAGCTCGGGCAGGTCGGCGACGGGTTCAGGGCCGGGCTCGACGAGCCGCTGACCGGGCTGCGGGTCGCCTACAGCCCCACCCTCGGCGGGGTCTCGGTGGACCCGGAGGTGGCCTTGGCGGTGCGGCGGGCGGTGGAGTCGCTGGCCGAGCTGGGCGCCGTGGTGGAGGAGGCCGAGCCGGGGTTCACCGATCCGGTGGAGGCGTTCCACGTGCTGTGGTTCAGCGGGGCGGCGCGGGTGGTGCAGCCGCTGGACGAGGAGCGGCGGGCGCTGCTCGACCCGGGGCTGCGCGAGGTGTGCGAGCGGGGCGCGGCCTACAGCGCGCTGGACTACCTGGCGGCGGTGGACGCGCGGATGGCGCTCGGCCACGCGATGGGCCGCTTCCACACCCGCTACGACCTGCTGGTCACCCCGACGCTGCCGATCACGGCCTTCGCCGCCGGTGTCGAGGTGCCGCCGGGTTCGGGGCTTGAGCGGTGGACGGGCTGGACGCCGTTCACCTATCCGTTCAACCTCACCCAGCAGCCGGCGGCCTCCGTGCCGTGCGGACTCTCCTCGCGGGGGTTGCCGATCGGGGTGCAGCTGGTGGCGGCGCGGCACGCGGACGCGCTGGTGCTGCGCGTCGCGCACGCGCTGTACGGGGCGGGCGTCGCCGACGCGGTACGGGCGCCCGCGCCCGGGGCCGGGGCGTGA
- a CDS encoding D-2-hydroxyacid dehydrogenase: MSELTVVVLGDTPPVRLDRLAGRARVQVSDAASLPALLPGADVLLVWDFQSDALRDAWPGSGPRPGWVHTASAGVDRLLFPDLVESQTLLTNARGVFDQPIAEYVGALVLAFAKDLAGTWELQRQRRWRHRETRRLAGTRAVVVGVGPIGRAIGETLRALGVRVEWVGRTARAGVRGADELDDLLPDADWVVCAAPLTSATRGMFDRAAFARMAPSAYFVNVGRGPLVVTEELRAALLERRLAGAALDVFEREPLASDSPLWDTPGLLVSPHMSGDTVGWRDDLARQFEDNFDRWAAGEPLFNVVDKRLGYVPG; encoded by the coding sequence ATGTCTGAACTCACCGTCGTGGTCCTCGGCGACACTCCCCCCGTACGGCTCGACCGGCTCGCCGGCCGGGCGCGTGTCCAGGTCAGCGACGCCGCGTCGCTGCCCGCGCTGCTGCCGGGCGCCGACGTGCTGCTCGTGTGGGACTTCCAGTCCGACGCGCTGCGCGACGCCTGGCCGGGGTCGGGGCCCAGGCCCGGGTGGGTGCACACGGCCAGCGCCGGCGTCGACCGGCTGCTCTTCCCCGATCTGGTCGAGTCCCAGACGCTGCTGACCAACGCGCGCGGCGTCTTCGACCAGCCGATCGCGGAGTACGTCGGCGCGCTCGTGCTGGCCTTCGCCAAGGACCTGGCCGGTACCTGGGAACTCCAGCGCCAACGCCGCTGGCGGCACCGCGAGACCCGGCGGCTGGCCGGCACCCGCGCGGTGGTCGTCGGGGTCGGGCCGATCGGCCGGGCGATCGGCGAGACGCTGCGGGCGCTCGGCGTGCGCGTGGAGTGGGTGGGGCGCACCGCGCGCGCGGGCGTGCGGGGCGCGGACGAGTTGGACGACCTGTTGCCGGACGCCGACTGGGTGGTGTGCGCCGCGCCGCTGACCTCCGCGACCCGCGGCATGTTCGACCGCGCGGCGTTCGCCCGGATGGCGCCCTCGGCGTACTTCGTCAACGTGGGCCGGGGCCCGCTGGTGGTCACCGAGGAACTGCGCGCGGCGCTGCTGGAGCGGCGACTCGCGGGGGCCGCCCTGGACGTGTTCGAGCGGGAGCCGCTGGCGTCGGACAGCCCGCTGTGGGACACGCCAGGGCTGCTGGTCTCGCCGCACATGAGCGGCGACACGGTGGGCTGGCGCGATGACCTGGCCCGACAGTTCGAGGACAACTTCGACCGGTGGGCGGCGGGCGAGCCGCTGTTCAACGTGGTCGACAAGCGGCTCGGCTACGTGCCCGGATGA